In Methanobrevibacter sp. V74, the sequence ACAACTAATAAAATAACTGAAAGGATTATACAAATTGTCAATCAAGGAATTATTCCAGTTATTTGCGGATTTTTAGGACAAGGTCCTAATGGTGAAATCACAACTCTTGGAAGAGGGGGCAGTGATGTAACTGCATTTTTAATTGGGCATTGTTTAGATGCAAATGAAGTGATAATTGTAACTGATGTAGATGGTGTAATGTCAACTGATCCTAATAAAATAAAAGAGGCTGAACTATTAGATAAAATTTCAGTTGAAGAAATGAGAGACTTAGCCACTCATGGAGCTCAGGTTTTACATCCTCATGCATTAAAATATAAAGATCCATTAATAACTGCAAAAATTATAAATTTCGCTAATGGGGATTTGTCCTCTAAAGGCACACGTATTGTAGGTCCTTATGAAGGTGACATGATGAAATGTGTAACTAAGTACAAGAATCCTATTTCTCTTATAGCTATTGTCGGAGAGGCAATGGTAAAAACTACCGGTTTGCTAGCTCGTTTAACTGGAAGTCTAGCTGAGGAAGATATTAATATTTTCGGTATTTCAGCTGGTCAAAACTCAATTACCGCATTTGTGGATAAAGCTGATTCGAACAAGGCATATCATTTATTGCATAATGTAGTTCTTGAAACTGATGTGTTAAGTTCCCTATCTCTAGGAAGGGATACTGCAATGATTACATTTGTAAGTCCGGATATAATTGATACTCCTGGAATTATTTCAGATATTACAGAGCCACTTAGGAAAAATGATATCAACATTGTCGAGATTATTTCATCACAAACAGCTATTGTAT encodes:
- a CDS encoding aspartate kinase; the encoded protein is MDLVVVKFGGTSVGDGSRIKKAAQSVVNEYMKGNQVVVVVSAVNKTTDDLIGLSDEAIGRSLTDKQKAEIMAMGELTSARLFSATIESLGVKSEFIDPYSELWPIKTDSNYLEAKIDFNTTNKITERIIQIVNQGIIPVICGFLGQGPNGEITTLGRGGSDVTAFLIGHCLDANEVIIVTDVDGVMSTDPNKIKEAELLDKISVEEMRDLATHGAQVLHPHALKYKDPLITAKIINFANGDLSSKGTRIVGPYEGDMMKCVTKYKNPISLIAIVGEAMVKTTGLLARLTGSLAEEDINIFGISAGQNSITAFVDKADSNKAYHLLHNVVLETDVLSSLSLGRDTAMITFVSPDIIDTPGIISDITEPLRKNDINIVEIISSQTAIVLFVNWEDGDKARELINEVLE